Genomic segment of Sander vitreus isolate 19-12246 chromosome 17, sanVit1, whole genome shotgun sequence:
TTTATGTAAATTACTTAAAAGGATTTCTTTAATAGGAACCAATTGGCTTGGCttcagaaagtattgagagatggacaaaacactactgttttttgtttttttctcttcaagggatttgttgacaataaggaAAATATAGGATACCACCAGCTTTATCCTTTAACAAAGGTCACACATACTCTAAAGTCATACTGTAAttgaggaaaaaacaaaaaagtattgaCACTCACATTCAGTCACAAAGAAGTTGAGCAATGTGATAACAACAGTGTGTCCACTGAACATGTAGTCTCCACACGTTTGGACGCCTGTCAGAGTCATCCCAAATCCACTCCAGATCAGTAGCGCCCTCTGTAGCTTTCCCCAGGAATCCCCGTATGTCTGAGGAAGAAAAGACATCAGTTATCTGTCATGCTGTGAATCACACGAATCACAGTGGGAATGCTGAGTCAAGAATAAACTGTAACACTGCCAATAGCAACACGAATGAATGGCCACTCCACAGTTGGCAAATGGCAAACTTTATCTAATCTGCACATAATCTTCCCACCTTACTGGCACACTTCAGGTGCTGCCCAGGCACAGAGAGCGAGGTAACAAACATGGTGCAACAACGAAGCAAAAACACAGTTCCCATCAAAGAACACAGTCGTCTGAAGAGAATGGACCTGAAATAAAGAAGAACATTCAAGGAATTTATTCCTTGcccaaaatgtttatatttgcaTGCCAGACACTTTGTGTTTTAGCGGTGATGTGGTCTTCTTGCACATATTATTACAACACAGTGGATTAGTGATGGGAATAGCTGGAACGGTGGACTACAGTACCTGTGTTTGTGGAGGAGCAGGATCAACAGAAACATGTAACACAGGATGAGGCCACAGGCCTCAGCCATTGCAAAAGCCCAGGGGATTCTGGGAACACTGCCAGAGTACAAAAACATGTGTATTAGCGTGCAGATTAGATATGAGTGCGAGAGAATGTGTACATGAACTTTGGAGTATGCTCAACATGCACTGGATACATGCACTTATACCTGTCCAGAAATATGTCAGGCAGTGGTGGGTACGTCCTCATGTCCGGGACACGCTCATGTACGATGACCATGACAAAAGATGTGAATCCAAACACAAAAAAGACATATATGGAACTGATGATCGTCTTCCACACCTCTGGGTCCAATCTGCCGGCCAGGTGCTGCCTATACCTCCCATTGGAGTGTGTATGACACACTGCACCTCCTGAACCGTATCCAGATCTGTGACCATTCCTCAACCTCAGCTCAGTCCCGTTACACAAGCCATCCCCTCCGTTATAACTCCTGTCAGCCTCATCACAGCTCCACTCGCCCCCTGCGGCGCCCGCCGAGAGCCCAGTAGGGAGACTGTCTGTAGGCAGGAGACCCTGCACCTCCAGCTGGGCCTGGTTCTGTCTCTGGAGCCGGCGAATGGCTATGGTCAGCCTCTTGATGTCTCCCAACACGGTGAGGCCCAGTGGAGGCCCGCGCAGGTCAGCCTCAGTCAGAGCCAGCAGGCTAGGGCCATCCAGGCGGTGCTGGGCGCACAATAGCTCCACATACTCCCTGAAGCCTTCTTCCTGCAGCCACTGGGCCACCTGCTTACAGCTCCAGGCACTCACACTGTCCCCTGCCGGTGCCATGCTACTGCAGATACAGACATGTACAGTGTTAAGTCATCAAAGATGAAAATAATTTTTGATAATTACCACTTATTTCTCCACTGTGTTTTCATTACTGTCTTTGTCACTGTCAGTCCTGTTATTTGAATGCAAAACTGCCTAAAACTCACCCATTGTCATTACTATTCAATGTGCATACTATGACAACCACTTGTCTAACTGTATATAAGCCAGGGCTGTGACtaataattattgattaatctgcagattattttctcaattaatgaattagttgttttgtctattaaatatcagaaaatagcaACAAATGTCCAGGTGatatcttcaaatgtcttgttttattaaGACATGAGTTTacagtgatataaaacagagaaaagcagagcaAATCCTCACACTTCACCTCACCTTATTTTATCAACTAAGTAATAATCATTTAGTCAAAATgcacatcacaatttcccagagcccaaactGATGTCTTTATTCAACAAATCAAAAGTCCTTAAATCAAAAGCTATACAATCTACAATATTATAGCTGAAAggattagtcaattaatcaattgtGAGGACATTTATCTGGAAGTAttttgataataaataaatcatttgactaatttttcaagcaaaaactcCAAGCAATCTATTATTCAAGCTAATGAGGATTTtgtgcttttctctttttttgtcaaactgaatatctttgggttttggactgttggccaGAGAAAATATGTAATTTGAATACATCCCCTTGGGCGCTTGGAATTATTGactgacatttttcacaattttctgacatttcatcgactaaataattaattaataatgaaaatagctGTTAGTTTCCATCctaaatgatataaaacagagaaatgaaGCAAACCATCACATTTTAGGAGCTGAAACCACACAAAAAATgcacttttgtttaaaaaaagacaaacaataacACAGTAATACATACTGTGAAGGCATGCATGTGGCAGAAATGATATACTAGGACTGCTACTAGGGATGCTGCTGTGGGGCAGCTTCTTTGTGCTCTTATTCAACGTGACCCAGCACTACATACTACCGGCTACTTAGGGCTATTACATCATCTATGTGGTCTGTGACTGTACAGTAAAAATATTCACTGACACCCCAATCCACAAAAAGCAGGCCTATGTTTTACAGTATGTCTCAAACCAAACAAACAGGAATTTaaactgacttgagtgtgaatATCCTCTCTGTTCCATAGGTGTCAAttcatattaaaacaaaaacaaaaaagtgagtCACTAACCATGCACAAAACAAGCAGAGTAAGTACGATCCTCTCCCACAGACAGACTCAGGTACTGATGAACAACACTCTGCTTTGTCTTTTCCTAGTTTTTGCCCTTTGACCCTCTGATACGCTCACTACAGGGCTGCTCGCCCTGTCGTCCTGACTGCTCCAAAGGTCTGCAAGGCTAAACCAACATGACTATTAGCTGCTGAATGTGAGCAATAGTCTACATGCTGACTGAACAGCAGATACATACTTCAAATTACCCAAGTAAGCAGCTTTCAGGTATCAGCAATAAATGAGACAGCAATAGGTTTAAAAAGGATGACTACTATAATATATCTATAAATGCTCCTACATAAAAGAGCCAGTATTTTCATAGCTGGTTAGTACTTAGACAGTTACAGTAGTTGAGTGAGCAGAATTATAGAATAAGTAagtctgctctgtgtttacttACTGGATCTGGGAACTACGACAAtttaagggctgcaactaatgattattttctttattaattgattatcCGTCTGGTCTGTAAAACATCAGAATATTATgaaaacagtccaaaacctcAAAATATTCAgtgtactgtaatgtaaaaacaagaaaagacacTAATCCTCACTAGAGatgaaatgattagtcaattaagctgcagatggagaaaaaaagtgttttgatCATCGACAAAACCATTTATTCGAGCAAAAATGTAAACTATTTGATGGTTTCAGCTTTTCCAGTGTGAAATTTTACTGCTTTTTGTTGTCTTACATTATAGTAAACTGATTAATTGATGAATGAATGAGCAGACTAATcgataaaaaaaagtaattgttagttgcagcctcatacagtcaggtccataaatattgggacatcgacacaattctaatctttttggctctatacaccaccacaatggagttgaaatgaaacgaacaagatgtgctttaactgcagactttcagctttaatttgagggtatttacatccaaatcaggtgaacggtgtaggaattacaacagtttgtatatgtgcctcccactttctaagggaccaaaagtaatgggacaattggctgctcagctgttccatggccaggtgtgtgttattccctctttatcccatttacaaggagcagataaaaggtccagagttcatttcaagtgtgctatttgcatttggaatctgttgctgtcaactctcaatatgagatccaaagagctgtcactatcagtgaagcaagccatcattaggctgaaaaatctaaacaaacccatcagagagatagcaaaaaaacattaggtgtggccaaatcaactgtttggaacattcttaaaaagaaaagaaacgcaccggtgagctcagcaacaccaaaaagacccggaagaccacggaaaacaactgtggtggatgaccgaagaatactttcctggtgaagaaaacacccttcacaacagttggccagatcaagaacactctccaggaggtaggtgtatgtgtgtcaaagtcaacaatcagaagacttcaccagagtgaatacagagggttcactacaagatgtaaaccattggtgagcctcaaaaacaggaaggccagattagagtttgccaaacaacatctaaaaaaagccttcacatttctggaacaacatcctatggacagatgagacaaagatcaacttgtaccagagtgatgggaagagaagagtatggagaaggaaaggaactgctcatgatccaaagcataccacctcatcagtgaagtatggtggtggtagtgtcatgagcgtgggcatgtatggctgccaatggaactggttctcttgtatttattgatgatgtgactgctgacaaaagcaggcaggatgaattctgaagtgtttcgggacaatattatctgctcatattcagccaaatgcttccagaactcattggacggcgcttcacagtgcagatggacaatgacccgaagctaTACTGcagaaagcaaccaaagagttctttaagggaaagaagtggaatgttatgcaatggccaagtcaatcacctgacctgaatccgattgagcatgcatttcacttgctgaagacaaaactgaagggaaaatgccccaagaacaagcaggaactgaagacagtcgcagtagaggcctggcagagcatcaccagggatgaaacccagcgtctggtgatgtctatgcgttccagacttcaggctgtaattgaatgcaaaggatttgcaaccaagtattgaaaagtgaaagtttgatttatgattgttaatctgtccaattacttttggtcccttaaaaagtgggaggcacatatacaaactgttgtaattcctacaccgttcacctgatttggatgtaaataccctcaaattaaagctgaaagtctgcagttaaagcacatcttgttcgtttcatttcaactccattgtggtggtgtatagagccaaaaagattagaattgtgtcgatgtcccaatatttatggacctgactgtatttatatttaaaaagctggaaccatcaaataaaaaataaatgacttgtcCAAATCTTGTCCATATTGTTATGCAATACCAAAAATATCAGCTGAAAATGGCATGTCCCGCCTTACtcgcctctgattggcttaccctgacaGTCCTAACCCTAGCCAATCCCACTAGATGCCTAAACCTGACCAACCAAACCAACGAAGTCAACAAGTACTGGCCAATCAGAGGGGgagtagggcgggtcatgcCTACCccatgccttcgccatcctaggaaaacCAATTTGCCGTCCCTCACGGCGTTGAGCAAAGCAAACAACTGggaacaactggatatactcgtatttcattcatctaaaatgcatgtttgatgtttTCACGTTTCAACACTAAGCAGTTAGTCTGAGCGGTGGTGAGTTGTTGCTGTTCGTAACGACATATTAATTTGGTTGTTCTTGGACGTGATGAAAGCAAGACAGAACAATTTCAACAGCAGAAAGGCCCGATAGGTCGGATCATCGTGTTTGGTCTACTCTAAACGTTACAGTTatagctgaaaatgacaacagaaataaacaagtttgccgATTTCTTATATCTCCGCTATTTAAATCAACTGCCTACTCggaagtgatttttgtgttagcGCGACGTCACAGTGTTTGGTCTTTTGATCAATGAAGGTTTCTCTTGTCATTCATTACTGATTTTTTTCTGAGAGTATCACCCTTAGATTATCAGTCACACCTGATATGACATCGCATTGATAGCATACCGTTTCAAAAATAGCAGGAAATTAGATTGTGTCAATAATCTCCCAATAATCATCACACCAACTGAAGTTTGTTGTATAGCCCTACCATCAATAATGCAGATCATATGGTAACTGCGAGTGAGTAAGGTGCCCATACAGGACAAATCCAGCTAATTGGCTGACGATTAGTATAGGCTATTTACATATCTGAAACCTAAAGCAACTTACCTGGGTAGCTGCTGCTCCGTTCCctctgaaaaaaacaagttatttttAACTGGCCTCTAGATGTTATTGGCAACATCCTGCGGCTTCTCTGCCCATGTCTTTTCTTGGGGATTCATAAGTGCCATATCAGCTTGTTTGGCTGGTTTACAGTGACTCACAGTGAGCAGTGACACAGCTGTGAGAGAGAAAgcccttctgtgtgtgtgtgtgtgtgtgtgtgtgtgtgtgtatatgtgagagagagacacaattTGACAAAGGGGTCATAGTCTGTTTATCACAGGACCAAAAAGCAACGCCAGACTGCTACATTTCAGCATGAGATCAACTCTGAGCGATTCGTTCACATCTTTATGATGGTATGGAAAAgtttaaacattattttcttCACATGAACCAAACAGTAGAATACCCTTCAACTTTGTATGAGAACAAACAAGTCATAGGAAGTACATTTAGTAGTTTCAAACTTACTTTAAAAGATTATATTAAACAGCAGTTGCCGCTCTTACCATAAATCTACTGTCACTGTGCTGGCAGAGGGTGTAGATGAGCTGTCTGTTTAGAGAATTTCATGGCCAACATGCTTCTGACAACTAGGCAACACCAAACAGGAAGAGACAACAATCAACAACACCAGTAAAGAAGAGCTGTTGGGCTCATGCAGGGCTGCTAGTAAAACCCACACTGACATCTGCTGGCCACCTTTAGGTAAAACTAGGGTCTGTTTACACGTTATGTTTCtctagataaaaaataaaaagtagatTTCATGGACTATTTGGTTTGAATTTGACCGCTCAGGGACAAGCACAAGCATAAGCAGTGGTTTCCAAAAACGTAATTATAAACACATTTCCTTAAGTGAAAGTTTGGCTGAGAGTCAGTGCC
This window contains:
- the LOC144532536 gene encoding sphingomyelin synthase-related protein 1-like, which gives rise to MAPAGDSVSAWSCKQVAQWLQEEGFREYVELLCAQHRLDGPSLLALTEADLRGPPLGLTVLGDIKRLTIAIRRLQRQNQAQLEVQGLLPTDSLPTGLSAGAAGGEWSCDEADRSYNGGDGLCNGTELRLRNGHRSGYGSGGAVCHTHSNGRYRQHLAGRLDPEVWKTIISSIYVFFVFGFTSFVMVIVHERVPDMRTYPPLPDIFLDSVPRIPWAFAMAEACGLILCYMFLLILLLHKHRSILFRRLCSLMGTVFLLRCCTMFVTSLSVPGQHLKCASKTYGDSWGKLQRALLIWSGFGMTLTGVQTCGDYMFSGHTVVITLLNFFVTEYTPRTWNLIHTISWVLNLFGIFFILAAHEHYSIDVFIAFYITTRLFLYYHTLANTRAYQQSRRARIWFPMFSFFECNVNGPVPNQYHWPFNKPAFMKTLIG